From the genome of Nicotiana sylvestris chromosome 1, ASM39365v2, whole genome shotgun sequence:
CTGTTGTTTACTCATAGTAAAAAGAAACTCAATTTCTGACTTATTCTTGGATCAGAAGATTCTCTATCAGCATACTCACACTGTCAGTTAGACAAGCACTCTCCTGCCAGTTATAGCAATAAGTGGCTGTAATAGAGTTGATTGTCCAATATTTATCAAAATAAGCAATCTGTACCATTTTTTCAACCAAAAACAGAAATACGACAGGGAAGCACAATAATTTGATATGCTAATAAAACATTGCAAAGCTAAAAATTTGTTTACTGAAATTCGAACGATAATCCTTTCTTTCACAAGAGGAGAAGATTTTATGTAAAACAACCTGTTAAATGCGCGTTTATCGCTACTCAGATCATCTATTAAAGCTCAACTGAGATATGAACGATCAACGATCAAATCTCAAGTATAAGGGTTTAATCAAAAGCGACATTTTCTCCTAACATTGCTAGTATTGCCTTTGCAGACTTCAAAATATACCAAACACAAATGCATGTCTCAAGTACTACCTTTGTATACTTCATCACATTATACAAACCACTATTAGGATTAAAATATATTGAGATCCAGGCCTTTGTATACAACTCTCTTTTGATAAGGCTTTGTATACATCAGCTTAACTTCTATTCTGCTGCAGTAGATTAATTCCTGTCCAAAGCATAGACAAAGTGTAAGTTTGCTATGAAAGAAACTTATCCATACCTGGTGTTTAAACCAAACTGCATGAGTTTAGCATAGTTGACAGTAAATTGAGTTAAAATAAACACAAATTAACCACAGTTAAGTGATAAAATGTGTATAAAAGGGATATGTCATACAATCATTGATATGGTGGAAACATCGGGTGCGTGAGGTTTTTCCATTTGCTATTATGTACATCCATGAAATACCACCATGTACCCTCAATAATCCTACTCTTTAATTAATGAAACCCTTTTCCCGTTTATGGGCAGGGAGGTAAGATTCTTTAGGCCATTTGTCCATAGACTAAATTTTGTAGCATGATAGCAACTTCTGAAAAATAAGAATAATATGAAGAAAAACATCAAGTGGCTTCGGAGTGGGATGAGCTCTTTGGTGCAGTCAAACAATCTGCGCTCCCACGTACTGACTTGGATCACTCTCCAATTATCCTAGAGTATGGTCATTGGGCTAGAAATGTCTCTTATTTTAAGTTCGAAAATATGTGGTTAGAGCACCCTAATTTTGAGGAATTGGTTAGAAATTGGTGGATGCTTTTCAATATTTTGGGCAGCCCGGATTATATTTTTGCAAAGAAGCTCGAGTTATTGAAACTTCAGCTTAAAGAATGGAACAAGTCCACCTTGGTCTTTTGGAGAATAGCAAAACTTCTATACTGAGTGAAATCATGGAAATGATCAAGAAGCTGAAGAAACACCACTCTCGGATGATCTCTTACTCTCCAAAGCAAACCTACATATGGAGCTTGAGGAGATTTTCAAAATGGAAGAAATCACCTGGACACAGAAGTCTAGGTGCCTTTGGTTGAAGCAAGGGGACAACAACACTGCTTTTTCCACAAGATGGCACTCTCATAAGAGATTCAATCATATTGACAAGCTGGAGATTGGGGAGTACTTTATGAAAACGAAGAGGTCATCAAAAATGAGATTCTTAGTTTTTATGAGGCATTATACAAAGAGAATGAAAACTGGAGAACACTTTGGGAATGTGTCAATGCTCCATGCATTTACAGCGAGGAAAAGGAGTGGCTTCACAGACCTTGCCGGAAAGAGGAGATACATTGGGTCATCAAAAGTTGCGAAAGTGAAAATCGCTGGGTCCAGATTGGTTCTCAATGTGTTTCTACAAAAGGTGTTGGCTGATTCTAAAAGTTGATTTGTTGAATGCTATTAATCACTTTCATGATTGTGAATATTTTGAAAGATTAAATTCTTCTTATACAGCTCTTATCCCTAAGAAGACTGATGCAAAGGAACTAAAAGATTATAGACCTACTTGATCGGTAGTTTCTATAAGATCTTTTCCAAAACTTTGGCGAATAGGCTTAAAAATGTGCTGCCAAGTCTTGTCAGTCCTTCTCAGATGGCTTTTCTTAGTGATAGAAACATCATAGATGCAGCCTTGATCGCCAATGAATGTTCGGATTCAAGGATGAAGTTGGGAAAGCCGAGAATAGGTTAACTTAAATTGAAACAGAAGGAGTAATATATAGATTGATATGTCTTGATTCTTGAGTAAAAATGTGAGGTTGTTCATTTTAAGGGCCTTTTTTCATTGTTAGTTACTCTTATCTATGTATTGCTACTGTTGATATCAATCTTAAGAGTCTCTCCACTCTCAACAATGTGGTTAGCTTCTTAAGTAGCGATACCACCTGATATCTATCTTAAGAGTCTTTATAGTGATAGATCGTGCAATTATACAATCAATGAGGTAGAAAGCTTAAATTTGTTTCCTTTTCTAGAGCAGCCTGATCATAGTTCTACCGTCAGTACTGCTTAAAAAGGGTATCCATGGGAGTGGCGAACACTAATTTTACATGAGTTCATTGTGAGATTAACTTATGATTCAAAGAAGAGCCAAAACTTCTAAAATTAATCACATAACTTATGATTACATGTGCTCAACATTGAACTATATAAGTTTTCCTTAAAGGCCACCGGCCATTCGATGATGTTGAATTGAAACAAGTTATAATTTCAAGTTTTTCCCATTTCAAGTGATACAATCAATCACTAAATCTATCTTCGGGATGGAAGAATTACCATCACAAACACTATGAAGAAAGAATTACCCTTTGCCGATCCTTTATGGGGTTTAATTTTATTGAATAAAATGCAGGGACAAAATTAAACATACTATATAAAGAAATTGTAAAAATGCCTTTGTAATACCTGAGTACAGCATCATCTTAGAGTATTGCATCAAACAATAAAGTATCAAGACTCTCCATGAAGTATCCAGTTCTTTTCAACATAGAAGTTATTCCATCAACCATCATATCCCTCCATTGATCCTCTTTCATATTGCAGATAATCAACTTTTCTCCAATCACCTCCGATAGTACAAAATCATCATTACTCATTAAGCACAACGGTATGAAACCATTCACTGAATTTGGTCCTTTAAATCTAAACGCAGTCCAAGAATCCTCAACTCCGTACTCTCTCATTATCCAAAGCTCAACTTCGTTGCCCCCATGAGTAATATACATAAAAGACACCCTCTAAGAGCCACAAGATTATACCACCCCAAATTACCTTTACCAAAAACAGTAGGTGTTGGCACCTCCGAGAATGACTCAGAAGTTAAATCAAAAGCAACGATTATAGATGAATACTGCAGCATAGGAGCTTTCCTAGCCATCCAATGCAAAGCCCCATTTACCAAAACCCCAGAACCGTTAGCATGAGTTAAATCATGATGAGCTATATGATCATGAGGTATACACTCAAGTCTCCTCCATAGACCCATTCTCACAGAGTAGACATCGATAAAAGTACTGTCAACAGTCCATTCATATCCAATATATCGAGAAAGAGTAACAACCTTATAATCATCAGTAGCAAAATCATACCCTAGACCAGACATTGCACAGGTACCTGCTGCAGGAAGAGCCAAATGCAACTTTGGAATTCTATGGTACTTTAAAGTTGTGGGGTTAAACAGATATTTAATCTTTTGCCTATTAACCACCAAGACCAAGCCATTACATGAGCCAATAACTCTTAGCCAGTTATCTGGCAGCTCCGGAAAATTAAGCTTTTTTGAAATGGCATCAGTTCCATTTTGGTTAAAAGTGATAGTGTGAAGAGCATGAGAAACAGAGATGTAAatgagtttttcttcttttttgtggGCATGGATAATGTGGTGAGCTTTGATGAATTGTGGGTCTGAGAGAAGATTGCGCCATTGCTTTGACACGCACCTGTAATGGCCTATGAATTTCGCAGGCAGCAGGGAAAGTATGTCAAATACGATTTCTTCGGGTAGGGTTTTAGCTTTGCTCATAGCCATTGAAGGAGTGTAGGATTTTTCTTGCCTGTGACTCTAGTTTTTCTATTAttgggaaaaaatgaaaataaggaaTTTACCGTTTGAGTGGAAAAGTTTTTTTCAATTTGTTTCAAGTATTACGAAAATTAGAAAAAGTTTCTATCCATCAAATTTTCTCTTTCGATGTAAAAAGTTGaagtgcaaattgaataagagtacTTGAAAGTTGAAATTGTATTTGGGTATAAATTTACTCCAAAAagttgtatttttctttacttaAGACCATTATTTCACTAAAATAAGATTTCAGTATTTGTGAATAATCACTTCCAGAATGGGAgctttggcgtaactggtaaaattGCACAGAACTCATCCTCTTCTATttcgaaggggagccttggcgtaactggtaaaattacctccatgtgaccaggaggtcacacgttcgagccgtggaaacaaccttATTGATTATGCAAGACTTATTTTTCCTAAGGAAGAAGGTCATACTTGCCCAGGTATTATGCGAACATGTGTGGAATTAATCACAACCCTTCCTCTTCTATTTCGCCTTTCTAAAGAGCAGGCTTGAATACAGAAAGAGATTCGTACTGTTTGCTGACTAAAAATTTATGATCTTTGCCTCTTTTCACAGTCAAAGTCAAAGGTGTCAAAGGTTTGTTGGTAGCAAGATCAGTGATGGGCCTAAGCGATCACGACATCTTGTTGATATTGATTGAGGAGTTTGATGAAGTTTAGCTAACTGAATCCTCGCGGACAATTGTGGGTGTGGCAAATTTCTTCAGCTATGAGAAATGGTCTACATATGCCTCTGTAGCTTAAAAATTATCACAGTTTACCCCTCCCCTAAAATACTGTATTCATTTAATCTTTTTAATTATCACTATCTTTTTAATTGATGCCTCATGATTATAATTGATTTGAATGGATCATGCTACACATCCCAACAACATTCCTACaattaaaataagttaaaaaattaaattctaGATGGATATTCAAATTTGAAGTTGATGTTTTGCTGTGGTGAGACTCGAACTCCATTGAAGGAGCTTCAGGGAACAAAGTTCCACTCAAATCTGGAAAATTTTACTGTATAATGATTGGGTGAAGTTAAAAATTATTGAAAAAGCTTGTAGTAACTTGAATCTTGAATGCTCGATTGATTGTGTTTGACTAACATTGATTATGGGAATTACAACTGAAACTTACAACTGGAAATGCTAGATTTATTGGGCTGAAATTACAACTGAAACTTACTTAAATAGGGACATTACATAATGGTATCCAGAGGTAAAATGGCATAATAACATTTTATCTCTTTCTATGCAGCCAACTATACAAAATATTTAGCATCTACGAGTTTGTTATAACAGAGAAGAACGAATTTATAATGAGTAACCTAGATATGTTTACCTAGTTAAAGTCAGACTTGCAATGTTTGTACAACATAGTGTTAAGATTGGTGAAACCGATCAGAAATGGAGAAAATTGAGACTAAGGTTTGATTAATCGGGCATGTTTGCAGAGAGAAGAATCGAGATTCTTTTTTCagaaattgaataaaaatatttaaGTCTAACTATTTATACTGGGACAAAATTGGAAAATacaaaacaagagaaaaaaatgATTAGGTTGTATTGGCTAATAAATACAATTGGCCAAACAGCTAACTAACTATTAATAAGCCCAATTGACTACAAATCAAGTAACTCCAACACATAGCTTTCCACCATTGCAGACAGAAGTAAttcttcaaattttatttttaagataAAATTGGTGTCCTAACACCACCTTGGATAATACCAAATCATAATAAAAGCTTTTGAAAAATCTAAAACACCCAACAGTAAATACAAATAATGAAGACGGATAGTAAACAACAAAAGAATTGAGCAAGCACTTCACAACTCCATTGCTAAAGCAACTGTCATTGACCACTTTTTCTCTGCAGGACATATCATTGAGTTTCTAATAATAGAGACACACATCTGTTATTGCCGTTGTTAAGTAATAGGAACTCAGCTCTTGTTACACACCATGTGAGGCCTACCATAAGGGCAGTGTCGACGGACGATCTTTTCAGCCAATTAACACTATTTTACGACCCAGCTAGTATCCCTCTTATTCTCTTGTTCATCAGTTTCGCACAAAGGGTATGATGAAGAAGTCTTTATACCGTTTTTATCAACTTCATCAAATAGAGCAACCTCTAATGCTACGTTCCTTTTGAGAATTCACATCTACTAAAAAATCAAGATTTACCCAAATTATTAGATGATGGCCTATCTAGACCATTTCACAAGTTTATGGCATATTTGAACATTTTTGTTCTAAATTTTGGATGCAGTGCAGCAAACCATTCTAATCTGTTTCACTTTCACTTTTGCAAAGCATGATTGACACTAACTATTAACGAAGAGCATATATAGATTATTTTCCATAATTCAAGGATATATTTTACCCTTTATCTCTCCAACCAAATGTTGAATTATTTTGGCAAGATATTATGATAGGGATTATTTTTCGTAATCTCTAAAACTAAATGGACAGGGTCAAGGTTTAAGCCGATGAGTAGAGGGCAAATTGGACCACCTAGCATCGAAGTGAGATGCCACCGAAGAGGACGTGGTGTTGACCAAAGTGCAGCTCTGAGTGACAAAAAAAATGTCGACAAATGGTCTCTACTAAACGGAACTCAGGGCACAAACTTGCCTCAGTCGTCGCAGAGCATAACGCTCTTGGCCAAGAGTATATTACATTGAAGTCCAAATTAGAGGTGGCTTCTAACGAGATCTCGGAAGTCCAAGATATGCTATCCTAATATAAGGCCAATGTCGAGATAGTCAAAGCCCGGAACATAACGAAGGTTGAGTATGTGAAGTGGCTATCTCAGAGGGAGGCTCTCGAAGAGATCCAAGTTTGTAGGGGGTTGACGTAGCGTCCAAGATCGAAAAGGCTAAGAGGTTTTATGTCGAGGCCAAAACGAGGTACCAGCCTAAGGGATCATATTTGTATGTTTTTCACTTTGGAGTGGTTTTCTTGTGCCTCTGTAAATAGTTTTTGATAAATATAATAAATTACCCTTTGGCTATACATTGTGTCCTTTAATTTTTCTGCATTTCCTTCTGCTTAGGACTTAGAATATATAACTTGTATCTCGGACTTAATGCATTATCGATGCCTTAGCATAAATTTTGTTATTGCTCAAATTGTTCAACTACAAAAGGCCGAATAAGGCCCAGGTCAAGTAACGACTATGAGTTGCTTTGACTTTGAAGGATCTAACAAAAAATGAAACGAAGTCAAAAAATTTATCTAGACACACTTAATATTTTTCGAAGGTGGCTCTTTCCTTGACCATAATTCTAAACTGATTGATTTGATAAGATCGTGCATAATTTTTATAGACTTAAAATGTGTAAGGACCTTACTTTTTATATTTATGAACTCAGACGTCTCTGATTTGTTTATGCATTAGGGTCGAAGCTCTAATAGCTTCAAACCTTAAGTTGGTCGTAGCCTTTCATATTAAAGCCCTGCCTCGTAGGCTTGAACCCTCGGGGTTTAGTAATCCGATCTACCCGGTCTTTTTGTCAGACGGTAGTCCTCAGTTTGGGGCGACCCGCAGGCTTAGAGGTCTTTAAATAATTGGGCACAGTCTCGTGGGATCTTATTGcttttggggtttcataccccctGATTAACGATGACCCGTGTGCTTAGAGGGTTTTGAACCCAATATTTTATTCTAAGTGGCATAATGATAATAATGCTCGTTTAAGCATGAACCGATGAAGCATAGAAGGTGAATTTCTCACTTTATTACTTCAAATGTAATGTAAATAATCAAAGATACAAAAACTATCTGCCATGGAAGGAATGAACTATCTAGGCACAATTCATTTGATTGTTTGAACCTTACAATAAATATTATTATTCAAGCTTTGGCTTGCGATATCGATAAAATCGTCTTCGAAATTTCTGAACTTAGTCATTGGTTCTTGATTCAGGGTGTGATAGTCCCCTGGTACTTGAGGCCAAATTTTGAGGGCTCGAGTACTAATGATCTGATGTGGGCAGTGCCCGGTACTTGATCGGTCCTCAAAACTAGAGTAGCACGCTTACTGTTGTCTCGTTAAAAATCTCGTCATAAAACCCACTTCGGAAAAAATCAgccgaagggaaaaagagtgcaacacgtgaTTTTAGACCTAATTCTTGGACTTGACTTCGGTTAAGTACCTGTACGGGTTAGCTCGAAAGATAATAAACCTCAAAGAAGATTAGGTATTCATACCTTAACAGTAGTACCGCTTTAAGTGTGCCACATTCTAGTTGTCTTGCAATTGTATGCTATTTTCGGATTCAAGCTGGTACAAGCCCTTTTCGGTTATACCGGTGActctgtatggtccttcccaattcgggcctaATTCCCTGTCATTCAGGTTCTTGGTATGTAGTGTGACTTTTCTCAATACTAGGTCCCCGACTTGGAAGTGTCGAAGGTTTGCCCTTCAGTTGTAATATCTCCCCATCCGTTACTTTTGAGCTACTAATCAGACCAGCGCGGCTTCTCGTTGTTCGTCTACTAATTCAGAGTTGTAGACATGGCCTCGTTATTTGATGTTTTCGTAGCATATTGGAACCTCAAGCTCGGTTCCCCCACTTCTACTGGAATTGAAGCCTATGCACCGTATACTAgagaaaatgtcacgacccaagttcgccctccgtgaactgtcgtgacagcacctagtccctacgactaggtaacCCTAACAATTgtggaaaaagaaacaaaatgcggagaaactaataaaaactgaagataagcaaatatagaagcgtttaagatgccactcggcatatactaatacaagatctcaaaaaacTGAAGaacttcccaaaacccggaatctcatgaaatcacaagctaaggatactacatagttctctaactccagaatgtctaaaacaAAGCAAATACAGAAGggttgtaactacaagagagaatggagagggactccttggtctgcagacgcggcagatatacctcgaagtctctgaaggatCATCTCGCTTCAAGGATGGtagggctgagccgaagaacctggatctgcacatgaaaaacatgcacagaaagggcatgagtacaccacaacggtactcagtaagtgccaagcctaacctcggtcgagtagtgacgaggaaggtcagggccctactgattataattgaaaaatgaggtaaaactgtatagaatacgacaatataattaaatgctaacattATGAAGTATTACAggataataaaaataataacaaatacaACAGAGAAAAATATCATAGAAAGAATACAGCTCAACATAGAGATAGCAACCAAGGATCTatcaggataccgtcctgtagcccccaaatataaatatctaccaaaccggggatctaccaggataccgtcctgtagaccccaaatgtaaatgtccagttgatctcccgggtgtcatcccgtagtccaactcatagtgcatcggggatctaccgggatatgtagtccccaaatgtaaatatacagtactggaggaatctaccgggtgcagtcccgtagtttcatataactatgcaggggatctaccagaatatcaattcgtagtcccaaataaacaaataagggggatctactggaatatcAATCTGTAgtgccaaataaaacacacagcaacaacacgaaTAATATCCAATTCAATCCAATTTCATGCCAAAGTAAACcggtaattctaacctagcatgttgcacagaattcagataaagcagtttgagcaagtacatcaattaagtcaactagacatgctttcctaagctaacagtaggcttaaattgcaagtagtataagcaGGTAAgaaaacacagttatagttacttaaggaaaaacaaaattttcaacaattagcacatgtatgCACTcgccacctcacgtacaaggcaatTCATATattaacaataccaaatcctaaggggagttcccctacacaaggttaggcaagccacttacctcgaaccggctcaaaatcaacctgaaaccacgctcttgccacgagtactcggctccaaatggcccaaatctattcaaatcaattgcataatgtaaatataacttcaagtaactgattacACTAAtcaattctaagctaatacgcgaaattaggaaaaatgaccaaaatgtcccCTGGCTCAcctctcgaaatcgggtaaaagttacggattatgaaccctcattcactcatgagtctaaccataccaaaattatctaaatccaatgtcaaatccccaatcaaaactagaaaattaggtctaagaacttttccaaattttcccccaatttctcaccccaaatccgaaattagatgatgaattcacgtttagattaatgggttatacgCAAAAAGGAGTTAGGCATCATTACCAATCGATatatctgaaaatccctcaaaatctcactcaaatccgagctcccaagctctagttttgataaaaatggctaaaccttcgacattgaaattttatattctgcccaggcaaATTCCTAATCGCGGTCGCGGAAACTCCCACGCGATCATGAAGAGAAACATCATTGACACCCAAAttaactctacgcgatcgcggttgATCTCACGCGATCGTCATGAGCAACTTCCAAATCCTCAGCTGCCTCACTTCTTCCTCATCACGAACGCGACGtagcccacgcgttcgcgattcaaCTCCTATTATTACTACGCGTTCGCACTCCCCTTCCTGCGATTGCGTAGAACAAAATCCCCTTGCCTCATACAAGCCTTCACGATCGCGAGCCTCCTTATGCGATTGCGATGAAGAAAagtctgcaacaaaaaccagcaaaaatctgatccttctccaagtccaaaaatggtctgttgagcatccgaaacacatccgaggcccctaggacctcaaccaaatattccaaccaatcttaaaacatcattcaaacttgttccaatattcgaaacactcaaaacaacatcaaaacaccaatttaacatcggattcaagcctaagaactctaaaaacTCTAAAATCATGCTTTCTATCAAAAAGTCTActaaacctcgtccgaatgaccttgaattttgcaagcacgtcacattcaacactatggagctactccaacttccgaaattccattccaactccgatatcaaaatctcactatcgaaccgggaacttcaaaaatttaactttcgacatttcaaggctaaataagctacggacctccaaaatacaatctgaacacgcttctaagcccaaaatcacccaacggagctaatgggactgacagaatttcattccgaggccgtcttcacattgctccaaatacggtccaaattctaaagcttaagctctcttttagggactaagtgtcctaaaacactccgaaactcgaaaccaaacatcccggcaaatcaaaatagtagaaacaaatacggggaaaGAAATTAATAAGGgattggggcgttaattcttaaaacaaccaTCCGGGTCGTTACaacctcctacacttaaacattcgttcgtcctcgaacgagtatagagacatacctgatgTAGTGAAAAGGTGAGGGtaacggttgcgcatatcctactcggtATCCTAGGTCGCTTTCTCGACCGGCTAACCCCCCCaatgaaccttcactgatgcaatgttctttgacctcagctttcgaaccttcttgtccaatatcgccactagttcatcaatataagatagatccttatccaactggactgaactgaaattcaACACatgcgatggatcaccgtgatacttccggagcatcgaaacatgaaataccggatgaactcctaccaagctgggaggtaaggcaagctcataagcaacctccccaacacgttgcaatatctcaaaaggaccaataaaccttgaactcaacttccctttcttcccaaatattataacgcccttcataggcgaaacccgaagcagaacccgctcttaaccatataggaaacatcacaaaccttccggtccatgtaactcttctgtctggactaggtagtgcggagtctatcctgaatcaccttaaccttctctaaagcatcctgaaccaagtctgttcccaataatctagcctcgcctggctcaaaccaacccaccggggatctacatcgcctaccatataaagcctcgtacggtgccatctgaatactggactgatagctgttgttgtaggaaaactatgccaatggaaagaactgatcccaagaccctccaaactcaatcacacacgcacggaacatatcctcaagaatctgaataatgCGCTCAGACTAtctgtccgtttgagggtgaaatgttgtactcaactctgcccgagtacccaactcatattGTACGGtcctccagaaccgtgatatgaactgagtacctctatctgaaatgatggaaactggaaaccat
Proteins encoded in this window:
- the LOC138868114 gene encoding F-box protein CPR1-like — its product is MAMSKAKTLPEEIVFDILSLLPAKFIGHYRCVSKQWRNLLSDPQFIKAHHIIHAHKKEEKLIYISVSHALHTITFNQNGTDAISKKLNFPELPDNWLRVIGSCNGLVLVVNRQKIKYLFNPTTLKYHRIPKLHLALPAAGTCAMSGLGYDFATDDYKVVTLSRYIGYEWTVDSTFIDVYSVRMGLWRRLECIPHDHIAHHDLTHANGSGVLVNGALHWMARKAPMLQYSSIIVAFDLTSESFSEVPTPTVFGKEGVFYVYYSWGQRS